A stretch of Episyrphus balteatus chromosome 2, idEpiBalt1.1, whole genome shotgun sequence DNA encodes these proteins:
- the LOC129910759 gene encoding uncharacterized protein LOC129910759: MHGTIIVVLIACVVVQTLTADFNFKWRTPQKEALDEINDRELLKAVQDSVKEWELNRKTNHRKKRAVKRVCYNDVGCFDDSGPFSYLEMLPASPEEINTSFYFYSTKNRSEQPLMEIPFVNMTSMFAKQNQTSQNVTTETTTPLTKSSFTLDDLRGLDELSIRVIVHGFGSACPHVWIYEMKTALMAVEDCIVICVDWASGSTFPNYVKAAANTRLVGKQVAMLINNLKEYNGLDLAKTHLIGFSLGAHVSGFAGAELPGLSRITGLDPAGPLFEAQHPKVRLDSTDATFVDVIHSNGENLILGGLGSWQPMGDVDFYPNGGRVQNGCSNLFVGAVTDFIWSQNVEDEEGRSLCNHRRAYKFFIDSVAPRCQFPAFPCNSYDNFLSGNCFPCSKYETNATSNGAKCGNMGYYADRSTGRGQLYLVTREEEPFCAHQFQIQIFNSFNDLPLRTIGRIEATLEGEGGLNETFRISEKEDTEFFAGDIVSKIIVPHPALGFPTSLSLQYKSYSGWLSKGLPHWDIDKIVLTDSFGRSHSYCKPQVKLTSGTPVHFKLVPGNCEIPNEEDYGTYITEDTTEKVSTEGPHDGDAVEAIKRRKDEVILKALTEINRTEKLNETTEGPWHSIFEGNSLDKEATETSRSLSEIFEPILKDPRSVVSSGRKMQSDDVLDEIVEPLLRSTTPRQRIKTSTDGSRSHKDLVVNTPETLTVQLLPFKLSELLERAERYARETLLPLISIQAPKFFNLGFKEEEGRDERKPRYIPRIEEEKFRRELNTTHAVRKQSSQVYNLVPAETETHRNIFDFMRPMQNKESTQSSNEVSYYANDLTESRALKPLDEVRELVHIDLPTYRPTVRKTSDRRRSLQRN, encoded by the exons ATGCACGGAACAATAATCGTGGTGTTGATCGCGTGCGTTGTGGTACAAACACTAACAGCAG ATTTCAACTTTAAATGGCGAACACCTCAAAAGGAAGCTTTAGATGAAATCAATGACAGAGAACTTTTAAAGGCTGTCCAAGATTCTGTCAAAGAATGGGAATTGAATCGAAAAACAAATCATAG AAAGAAGAGAGCCGTAAAAAGGGTTTGTTACAATGATGTTGGCTGTTTTGATGATTCTGGGCCTTTTAGTTATTTGGAAATGCTACCAGCATCACCtgaagaaataaatacaagtttttatttctattcaacaaaaaatag GAGTGAACAACCTCTGATGGAAATTCCATTTGTCAATATGACATCAATGTTTGCCAAACAAAATCAAACCAGCCAAAATGTTACGACCGAAACAACAACACCACTTACGAAATCATCGTTTACACTAGACGATTTGCGTGGGCTTGACGAATTATCAATTCGCGTTATCGTCCACGGATTTGGATCAGCATGTCCTCATGTTTGGATCTACGAAATGAAAACAGCCCTAATGGCTGTTGAAGACTGCATTGTAATATGTGTTGACTGGGCTAGCGGCTCAACATTTCCGAATTACGTTAAAGCAGCTGCAAATACTCGACTTGTGGGCAAGCAAGTTGCCATGCTTATAAATAACCTTAAGGAGTATAATGGCTTGGACCTGGCCAAGACTCATTTAATTGGATTCAGCTTAGGTGCTCATGTCTCTGGATTTGCTGGAGCTGAGTTGCCTGGACTGAGTCGTATAACTGGATTGGATCCAGCTGGACCGCTTTTTGAAGCTCAACATCCAAAAGTGAGGTTGGATAGCACTGATGCAACCTTTGTCGATGTCATTCATTCAAATGGAGAGAATCTGATACTAGGTGGACTTGGATCTTGGCAGCCTATGGGTGATGTAGACTTTTATCCGAATGGAGGAAGAGTCCAAAACGGGTGCTCAAACTTATTTGTTGGAGCTGTGACCGATTTTATTTGGT CTCAAAATGTGGAAGATGAAGAAGGTCGTTCGCTTTGTAATCATCGAAGAGCTTACAAGTTTTTTATTGATTCTGTAGCACCAAGATGTCAATTTCCAGCATTTCCATGTAACAGCTATGACAATTTTCTAAGTGGAAATTGCTTCCCTTGTTCGAAATACGAAACGAATGCTACAAGTAATGGGGCAAAATGTGGCAATATGGGTTACTATGCCGATCGATCTACTGGACGTGGACAATTATACTTGGTTACTCGTGAAGAAGAGCCATTTTGTGCCCACCAATTTCAGATTCAAATTTTCAACTCATTTAACGACCTGCCTTTGAGAACAATTGGCCGCATAGAAGCTACTTTGGAGGGTGAGGGGGGTCTTAACGAGACTTTCCGTATATCAGA aaaagaagATACCGAATTTTTCGCAGGAGATATTGTTTCGAAAATAATAGTTCCTCATCCGGCTTTAGGCTTTCCAACAAGTCTCAGTCTTCAATACAAGTCGTACAGTGGTTGGTTATCCAAAGGATTACCACATTGGGATATTGACAAAATCGTTTTGACTGATAGTTTTGGAAGAAGTCATTCCTATTGCAAGCCTCAAGTTAAATTGACTTCAGGAACTCCAGTTCACTTTAAACTTGTTCCGGGAAATTGTGAAATTCCCAACGAAGAAGATTACGGCACATATATAACCGAAGATACAACAGAAAAGGTTTCAACTGAAGGACCTCATGATGGTGATGCTGTGGAAGCAATTAAGAGAAGGAAAGATGAGGTAATTCTCAAGGCTCTAACAGAAATAAATAGAACcgaaaaacttaacgaaacaaCAGAAGGTCCATGGCATTCAATATTTGAAGGAAATTCCTTAGATAAAGAAGCTACAGAAACAAGTCGAAGTTTGTCAGAAATTTTCGAGCCAATATTGAAGGATCCACGATCAGTTGTAAGTAGTGGCAGGAAAATGCAATCGGATGATGTTCTAGATGAAATTGTTGAACCACTTCTTCGGTCAACTACACCACGTCAACGGATTAAGACATCAACTGATGGTTCTAGATCGCATAAGGACCTGGTTGTAAATACCCCGGAAACCTTGACTGTACAACTTTTACCTTTCAAACTAAGTGAATTGCTTGAACGCGCAGAAAGATATGCAAGGGAAACACTTCTTCCACTTATATCGATTCAGGCACCAAAATTCTTTAATCTGGGCTTTAAAGAAGAGGAAGGAAGAGACGAACGTAAGCCAAGATATATTCCTCGAATTGAAGAAGAGAAATTCCGTCGTGAACTAAACACAACCCACGCAGTAAGAAAACAAAGTAGTCAAGTTTATAATCTAGTACCTGCTGAAACAGAAACTCATCGAAACATTTTTGACTTTATGCGTCCAATGCAGAACAAAGAATCAACGCAATCTTCCAATGAGGTATCATATTATGCCAATGACTTGACAGAATCAAGGGCTTTGAAGCCCCTCGATGAAGTTCGTGAGCTTGTGCATATAGATCTTCCAACATATAGACCTACAGTGAGAAAAACTTCCGATCGAAGAAGAAGCTTGCAAAGAAACTAG
- the LOC129909533 gene encoding uncharacterized protein LOC129909533, with amino-acid sequence MEFWLGNFYTTETTTPLTKSSFTLDDLRGLDELSIRVIVHGFGSACPHVWIYEMKTALMAVEDCIVICVDWASGSTFPNYVKAAANTRLVGKQVAMLINNLKEYNGLDLAKTHLIGFSLGAHVSGFAGAELPGLSRITGLDPAGPLFEAQHPKVRLDSTDATFVDVIHSNGENLILGGLGSWQPMGDVDFYPNGGRVQNGCSNLFVGAVTDFIWSQNVEDEEGRSLCNHRRAYKFFIDSVAPRCQFPAFPCNSYDNFLSGNCFPCSKYETNATSNGAKCGNMGYYADRSTGRGQLYLVTREEEPFCAHQFQIQIFNSFNDLPLRTIGRIEATLEGEGGLNETFRISEKEDTEFFAGDIVSKIIVPHPALGFPTSLSLQYKSYSGWLSKGLPHWDIDKIVLTDSFGRSHSYCKPQVKLTSGTPVHFKLVPGNCKIPNEEDYGTYITEDTTEKVSTEGPHDGDAVEAIKRRKDEVILKALTEINRTEKLNETTEGPWHSIFEGNSLDKEATETSRSLSEIFEPILKDPRSVVSSGRKMQSDDVPDEIVEPLLRSTTPRQRIKTSTDGSRSHKDLVVNTPETLTVQLLPFKLSELLERAERYARETLLPLISIQAPKFFNLGFKEEEGRDERKPRYIPRIEEEKFRRELNTTHAVRKQSSQVYNLVPAETETHRNIFDFMRPMQNKESTQSSNEVSYYANDLTESRALKPLDEVRELVHIDLPTYRPTVRKTSDRRRSLQRN; translated from the exons atggaattttggtTAGG aaacttttatACGACCGAAACAACAACACCACTTACGAAATCATCGTTTACACTAGACGATTTGCGTGGGCTTGACGAATTATCAATTCGCGTTATCGTCCACGGATTTGGATCAGCATGTCCTCATGTTTGGATCTACGAAATGAAAACAGCCCTAATGGCTGTTGAAGACTGCATTGTAATATGTGTTGACTGGGCTAGCGGCTCAACATTTCCGAATTACGTTAAAGCAGCTGCAAATACTCGACTTGTGGGCAAGCAAGTTGCCATGCTTATAAATAACCTTAAGGAGTATAATGGCTTGGACCTGGCCAAGACTCATTTAATTGGATTCAGCTTAGGTGCTCATGTCTCTGGATTTGCTGGAGCTGAGTTGCCTGGACTGAGTCGTATAACTGGATTGGATCCAGCTGGACCGCTTTTTGAAGCTCAACATCCAAAAGTGAGGTTGGATAGCACTGATGCAACCTTTGTCGATGTCATTCATTCAAATGGAGAGAATCTGATACTAGGTGGACTTGGATCTTGGCAGCCTATGGGTGATGTAGACTTTTATCCGAATGGAGGAAGAGTCCAAAACGGGTGCTCAAACTTATTTGTTGGAGCTGTGACCGATTTTATTTGGT CTCAAAATGTGGAAGATGAAGAAGGTCGTTCGCTTTGTAATCATCGAAGAGCTTACAAGTTTTTTATTGATTCTGTAGCACCAAGATGTCAATTTCCAGCATTTCCATGTAACAGCTATGACAATTTTCTAAGTGGAAATTGCTTCCCTTGTTCGAAATACGAAACGAATGCTACAAGTAATGGGGCAAAATGTGGCAATATGGGTTACTATGCCGATCGATCTACTGGACGTGGACAATTATACTTGGTTACTCGTGAAGAAGAGCCATTTTGTGCCCACCAATTTCAGATTCAAATTTTCAACTCATTTAACGACCTGCCTTTGAGAACAATTGGCCGCATAGAAGCTACTTTGGAGGGTGAGGGGGGTCTTAACGAGACTTTCCGTATATCAGA aaaagaagATACCGAATTTTTCGCAGGAGATATTGTTTCGAAAATAATAGTTCCTCATCCGGCTTTAGGCTTTCCAACAAGTCTCAGTCTTCAATACAAGTCGTACAGTGGTTGGTTATCCAAAGGATTACCACATTGGGATATTGACAAAATCGTTTTGACTGATAGTTTTGGAAGAAGTCATTCCTATTGCAAGCCTCAAGTTAAATTGACTTCAGGAACTCCAGTTCACTTTAAACTTGTTCCGGGAAATTGTAAAATTCCCAACGAAGAAGATTACGGCACATATATAACCGAAGATACAACAGAAAAGGTTTCAACTGAAGGACCTCATGATGGTGATGCTGTGGAAGCAATTAAGAGAAGGAAAGATGAGGTAATTCTCAAGGCTCTAACAGAAATAAATAGAACcgaaaaacttaacgaaacaaCAGAAGGTCCATGGCATTCAATATTTGAAGGAAATTCCTTAGATAAAGAAGCTACAGAAACAAGTCGAAGTTTGTCAGAAATTTTCGAGCCAATATTGAAGGATCCACGATCAGTTGTAAGTAGTGGCAGGAAAATGCAATCGGATGATGTTCCAGATGAAATTGTTGAACCACTTCTTCGGTCAACTACACCACGTCAACGGATTAAGACATCAACTGATGGTTCTAGATCGCATAAGGACCTGGTTGTAAATACCCCGGAAACCTTGACTGTACAACTTTTACCTTTCAAACTAAGTGAATTGCTTGAACGCGCAGAAAGATATGCAAGGGAAACACTTCTTCCACTTATATCGATTCAGGCACCAAAATTCTTTAATCTGGGCTTTAAAGAAGAGGAAGGAAGAGACGAACGTAAGCCAAGATATATTCCTCGAATTGAAGAAGAGAAATTCCGTCGTGAACTAAACACAACCCACGCAGTAAGAAAACAAAGTAGTCAAGTTTATAATCTAGTACCTGCTGAAACAGAAACTCATCGAAACATTTTTGACTTTATGCGTCCAATGCAGAACAAAGAATCAACGCAATCTTCCAATGAGGTATCATATTATGCCAATGACTTGACAGAATCAAGGGCTTTGAAGCCCCTCGATGAAGTTCGTGAGCTTGTGCATATAGATCTTCCAACATATAGACCTACAGTGAGAAAAACTTCCGATCGAAGAAGAAGCTTGCAAAGAAACTAG